The Sulfurihydrogenibium sp. region AAAGATTACATAAAATACGGCGTAGCTGAAAAATTACTAAAACCGGAGCTTCTAAATTTTGACATAGACTTACTTGAATCTAAAATAGATTACTCAAGGGATAACAATCTTGATTACTTTGGACTATCAACGTTAAAAGATAGATATCTTATGAAAGATAGAAACTTTGAAACTATAGAAAAGCCGCAGTGGTTCTTTATGAGAGTGGCAATGGGAATAGGAAATACAGAAGAAGAAATATTAAAAATCTACGATAAACTATCAAACCTTGAATACTTACATTCAACTCCAACCTTATTTAACTCAGGAACTCTTACAAATCAGTATTCAAGCTGTTATGTAAACGTAGTTGATGATTCTCTTGAATCTATCATGGATAAAGCAAAAGAAACTGCATTCTTGGCGAAATATGCAGGTGGAGTAGGAACAGATATTACGAGAGTTAGAGCTACAGGGTCTAAGATACACAGCTTAAACTCTAAATCAAGCGGAATAATTCCGTTTATAAAAATCTTTGATACTATCGTAAACGCAATCCAGCAAGGTGGTAGAAGAAGAAGTAGTCAAGTAGTTTACTTGCAGCCATGGCATTTAGACGTAGAAGCATTTTTAGATTTAAGAGAAACTACAGGAAACCCATACTTTAGAACGCCTTCTTTAAATACAGCTCTATGGATGCCTGATGAAATAATGAGAAGAATCAAAGAAGGAGAACCTATCTATCTATTTGACCCTGCAGAATGTAGAGAATTGGTGACAAGCTACGGTGAAGAGTTTGCTAAAAAATACCAAGAGTGTATAGAAAAAGCAGAAAGAGGAGAGCTTCAGCTTTGGAAAAAGATAGACAGTAGAGATTTCTATAAAAAGTATCTATTCAAACTTGCAAAGACAGGACATCCATGGCTTACATTCAAAGATGCACACAATAGGCACAATCCTTGTCCTAAATACGGTGTAATTAACTCTTCTAACCTCTGCACAGAAATATCAATACCAAACTCACCTCAGTCAACAGCAGTTTGCACCCTTGCATCTGTTAACTTGGCAAGACATTTGAAACGTTTAGATACAAAATATGAGATAGATTGGGATAAACTTAAAGACACACTTGAAACAATGGTTGTTGCACTTGATAACATTTTAGATAAAAACTTCTATCCATCAGAAGAATCAAGAAGAAACACAATGGACTTAAGACCTATTGGCATAGGATTAATGGGATTTCACGAAGCATTGATCTATCTTGGAATTCCATACGACAGCGATGAGGCTATAGAGCTTGCAAAAGAAATTGCCAAATTTATGAGAGAAACAGTGTATAGAAAATCTGAAGAATTGGCAAAAGAAAGAGGAGCATTCCCACACTACTACGAAGGTAATTACGACTATCCTCCAAGAAGAAACGCAGTCTTACTTGCAATAGCACCAACAGCATCAATCTCAATCATAGCGGGAACCTCTTCAAGTATAGACAACTACTTCTCTAATATCTTCTCAAGAGATACACTATCAGGTAAATTTATCGTAGTAAACAAGCCACTTATGAAAATGTTGGAAGAAAAAGGCATGTGGAACGAAGAAATGCTGGAAAAAATAAAAGCAAATCAAGGAAGTATTCAGTATATAGATGAGCTGGAAGGAGTAGTGGATAAAAGACTATTCAAAACAGCATATGAAGTAAGCCCATACAGACAAATAGATATAGCAGCAGCATTCCAAGAGTATATAGACCAAGCTGTTTCTAAATCTTTATACATAGAAGAAGATTTAAGAGATGATATGGAAAACATATATATGTATGCCTGGGAAAAAGGACTTAAATCAACTTACTACTGCTTTATAGACAAAACTATTAAAGGTGAAAAATACACAATGAACGTAAACAAGAGAGGAGAAAGAAGAGGCTTTGGACTTGCAAAAAGTAGAGATTTAGAAGAATTAGAAAAAATGGCAAGAGAAAAATATGGTGATGAGATAGTTAATAAGGTGAAAGCTGGAAATGTGGAAGCATGTCCTACTGACCCATTGCTTGCAAAAATATGTCCAAGCTGTGAATAATAATTATGCTGGGGGCTTTAAAATCAGCCCCCAAATAAATCTATTTGAGCGTTATTTGTAGGTAGCAAAGAAATCCTTTAGACTTACATCCTCAGAAATGACATGAAAGAGTTGGAATACTTTCTTTTTTACATAACATTAACAACTTGTTTATTTTATGTTTACAATTTCAATTTATATTATTAATAACAAAATTTGAAACAGGAGGATATAAAATGAGAAAGTTAAAAGTAGCAATGTTAACATTAGCACTTGGAATTGGATTAGTTGGAAATAGTTTTGCGATGGGAGATGCACCAGAAAAGCCATACAAAATGGAAAAAATGGCAGAAAAGCATGAAAGACATCTTGAAAAATTAAAACAAGAGCTTAATTTAACGGATGAACAGTTTAATCAAATTAAAGAGATTAAAAAACAAGAAAAAGAAGAAATTAAAAACTTCTTTGTAAAAGAGTATAAAAACCCTTTATTAGAAGCAACAAAAAGCGGAAAATTTGATAAAGAAGTTTTCCAAAAAACCATGGTAGAAAACGCTAAAAAAAAGTCTGAAATTAAAGCTAAATACTTAGAAAAAATGTTTAACGTTTTAAATGATGAGCAAAGACAAAAATTTATAAATCATATGAAAGAAAAAATGGAAAAAAAGCAAGAAAGGATGATGAACCACTGATAGATGTGTTTTAGCCCTCCTCATGGCTTAACCTCCTCCCCTCCATTATTTGGGAAGGTCGCCAATGACCTTCCCCTTTTTTATTTTTATAAGAGGCAGGCTAAAATGATAAATGTAATAATGATAGAAGATGACAAAGAATTGGCAGAGCTTTTAACTCAATATTTAGCAAAGTTTAATATATCTGTAAAAAATTTTGAACATCCTAAGAAAGCACTTGAAGAGCTTAAGAAAAACAAAAATTATGACCTAATGATTCTTGATTTAACACTTCCGGAAATTGATGGTATAGATATATGTAAAATGTTAGCAAAAGAAGGAAACATTCCCATCATCATATCCTCGGCAAGAAGTGACGATACAGACAAAATTCTTGCACTTGAAATAGGAGCAGATGATTATTTAGCTAAGCCGTATAACCCAAGAGAATTAGTAGCAAGAATTCAAGCTGTTTTAAGAAGAAAAAATAAAGCAGTTGAAAAAGTAATTAAGTGTGGTGAGTTTGAACTTGATGAAGAAGGTTATACAATTAAGAAAAATGGAGAACCTTTAAATCTAACTTCAGCAGAGTATGAGCTTCTATCCATGCTTATAAAAAATAAAGGCAGAGTCTTAACGAGAGATTATATCTTAGATAATTCAATCTATTTGAACTATGACAGTATAGATAGAACTGTTGATGTTATAATTGGAAGAATCAGAAAAAAGATAGGTGATGACCCAAAAAATCCAAAATATATCATATCTGTAAGAGGTTTTGGCTATAAATTTGAATGTTGAGCGAAACTCAATACTCTTTAAGATTAGCTTAGCTTTTTTATTAATCATACTTTTATCATCGGTCTTTTTTTACTTTCTGTATAAAAATGCGCAAGAAAAAGAGTTAAGAGACTTTATTAGAAAAGCATTGTTGACAGTATCTTCGGAGGGTACTAACTTTCCCCAAAAATTTGAGACAAACTATAAAGTCATAGAAGACCCGGAAGCTATTTATAAAATATATACAAACAGCAAAATCTTAATGGAAAGAGATTTTTTAACAGTCAAAATTGTCCTTTTAGAATATGAAGGAAATAAGTATCTTCTTATAAATAGGTTTGGCATCAGCTATCTTGTAGAGAAAAGCGATGAGTTTGAACTTCATCGTTTTGTAATAGTTGCATGGATATTTTTTAACATTCTTATGCTAATACTTTATGTAGGAATTATTAGGTCTTTCTATCCTCTTAAAATTTTAAGAGAAAAGATAAAACTTTTAAAGGCTGGTAATCTTGATATAAGCGTTGAAATATCAAGTAATGATGAAATCGGCTTTATAGCAAAAGAATTTAACGAGGCTATAAAGTCATTAAAAAAGAATGAAGAGGTTAGAAAATGGTTTTTAAGAAATATAGCCCATGAGCTTAAAACACCAATAACAAAAGGAAAAATCGCCATAGAACTTCTTGAAGATGAAAAAGGAAAGCAGCATTTTGAAAAAATATTTAACAGATTAGAATTTTTGGTAAATCAGCTTTTGATGATGGAAAAGCTTGCGACAAAAAACCTTGAACTTAAATTAGAATGTCATCCATTGGAAAACCTTATAAACTCAGGAATTTCTCTACTTCTTTCAGAAGATAAAAACAACGTTATCATTGAATTAAAAGAAAGTATAAAAATAAAAGCTGACAACAACCTCTTTCCAATAGCATTAAAGAATCTTATTGATAATGGCTTAAAATTTAGCGAGGATGGTAAAGTTAAAATAGTTATTGAAAATAAAATGATTGAATTTAGAAATAAAGGAAACAAGCCATCTATTGATGTAGACTTGATTTTTGAACCATTTATAAAAGAAACGACATTGAAAAATCAATCAGGCTTAGGACTTGGCTTGTACATAACAAAGTTTATTTTAGATTTACATAAAATAAGCATTAGCTATAAATACGAAAATCAAGAGAATGTTTTTATACTTGACCTTTCTCAAGCAGTGTGCGAATAAGATTTGAAGCCCTTTCTATAGCTCCTTTTTCTCCAAGAGATTTTCTAACTATTTCTAAATTTCTCTTTTGGGTTTCATATAGATTTTTATCTGTCAAAAATTCAAGGGTCTTATTAGCAATATCGAGAGGGTTGCATCTATCCTGCAAAAGCTCCGGTACAATTTCATTGCCGGCTATTATGTTTGGAAGCCCTAAATAATTTATCTTTACAAGCTTTTTACCAATAAAGTAAGTAATCGGACTTACCTTATAAACAATGATAAATGGATTTCCAATAATAGCAGCTTCTAAGGTTGCCGTTCCTGATGTGATTATCGAAAAAACTGCATTTTTCATTACTTCATATGACGGGTTTTCAAACTTAGGAAGGTTTTTATCTGATAGGTTGGATGTGATCACGGTTATAGGAAGGCTAAAGTCAACTTTTTCTAACACCCTATCAACCATGTTGACAGTAGCCGGAATTAAAAAATGCAGGTCGTCAAATGTTTTTGTTAGCAGTCTTGCAGCTTCTATTAATATTGGAAGGATTACATTTACTTCGCTTTCCCTACTGCCTGCAAGAAGTCCTATGATTCTCTTATTCTTTGGAATGTTTAATTTCGGTTTAAAGCTATCTTCATTTTCGTATGTTTTGATTATATCTAAAAGCGGGTGTCCTACATATGCAAATTTAAATTTATCTGATACGTAGGGTTTATAAATTTCTTCTTCAAAAGGTAGGATAGATATTAATAAATCTGTATTTTCTACTATTTCTTTAACTCTGCCACTTCCCCAAGCCCAAACCTGTGGAGAGATAAAGTACACAGTCTTTATTCCAAGTTTTTTTGCTTCTTTTAAAAGTTTTATGTTAAACCCTGGAAAATCTACAACGATTAACAGGTCAACGCCTGATTTTAAAGCTTGGACTGATTGTTTGAATACTTCTTTGATTTTTTTGTATTTACTAAGAGCTTCTGTTAGACCTACAACGGATATATCTTCAAGGTTGGCAATCGGCTTTACACCGACTGCCCTCATTTTTGGACCTGTTATTCCTATAAGCTCGTATTCTTTTAAATGTTTTGCAAGCTCAGAAGCGTAATTGTCTCCTGAAATTTCGCCAACACTAATGAAAACTTTTTTCATTTATTATTCTGGAGAAACTCTTACTAAACATTCGTCAGGATTTACATTATCTCCAACTTTAACAAATATTTCGCTTACTGTTCCATCTATTGGTGAATGGATTTCATTTTCCATTTTCATAGCTTCTACTGTAAGCAATACATCTCCTTTTTTAACCCTGTCTCCTACGTTGACTTTTATTGATACCACCTTGCCGGGCATTGGAGAGCTTACATCTCCAACACCTACAGCTTTTGGTCTTCCAAAAACTGCTTTACCACCTTCAGGCAATGGCAAAGTTTCTGCTGTAGCGCCAACCTCGATGACCGTTATCGGTTGGACGATTACTTCTTCTAACCTTCCATCTATTCTGATAAAGTATGGTCTTCTATTTTCTACCGGACTACCAACCCCTGCAATTCTCACATGGTACTGTTCGCCGTGTACTGTGATGTTAAACTCTATCGGTGCTAAGTTTTTAGCCTCTTCAACTTTGATTTCTTCTATTTCCGGTGGAAGAGCTTCGCCTTTTTCAAATTTTTCTCTCCATTGGAAAAACTCTACGGCTACTTGTGGGAACAGGCAGTAAGAAAGAACATCTTCTTCATTCCTTGCACCATTCTCGTAAGCTTTTTGCGTACATTTGTCAAGCTCTGGCTCTAATAAATCTGCAGGTCTTACTTGGATTGGTGTTTCATCCCCGATTATTTTCTTCATAACATCCGGTTTTATCGGTGCCGGTGGTCTTCCATAAAGACCTTTCACATAATCTTTTGTCTCTTTTGTAACAACTTTATATCTTTCTCCCTGTAATACGTTTAAAAGTGCTTGTGTTCCTACTATCTGACTTGTTGGTGTTACAAGTGGCGGATATCCAAGGTCTTCTCTCACTAATGCAACCTCTTTCTTAACTTCGTCAAGTTTATCAAGTGCATTATTTTCTTTAAGCTGATTTATAAAGTTTGACATCATTCCACCAGGAATTTGGTGTATTAATACTTGCGTATCCGGCCATTTATCAGCTGTATCGTATTTAGCATATTTTTTTCTTACTTCTTTTAAGTATTCTGCTACCTGTAAAACAATATCCACATCTACTTTAACTTCATAACCAAACTCTTTTAATGTGTATACCATTGTCTCACAAGAGGGATGGGCTGTAAGCCAAGACCATGTGGAAACATCTGTATCAATAATATCCGCTCCAGCTTCTACTGATTTTAAAAGTGTCATTTCTGCCAATGCTGCGGTTGTTTGTGCATGGACATGAACAGGAAGTTTTATCTCTTCTTTTAGTCTTGAAACTAATTCAAAGGCAACCTTAGGAGATAGTATTCCGGCTTGGTCTTTTATGCTAATAATATCTACACCTAAATCTCTAAGCTGTCTTGCAACATTAATATAATAATCTACTGTATGAACCGGGCTTATTGTGTAAGAAAGAACGCCTTTTACGATTTTTCCGGATTCTTTTGCAACGGATATAGCTACTTCCATATTTCTTACATCGTTTAAAGCATCAAAAATTCTAAAAACATCTATTCCATTTTCAGCGGCCTTTTTAACAAATGCTTCTACTACATCATCCGGATAATGTCTATAGCCTACTA contains the following coding sequences:
- the lpxB gene encoding lipid-A-disaccharide synthase; translation: MKKVFISVGEISGDNYASELAKHLKEYELIGITGPKMRAVGVKPIANLEDISVVGLTEALSKYKKIKEVFKQSVQALKSGVDLLIVVDFPGFNIKLLKEAKKLGIKTVYFISPQVWAWGSGRVKEIVENTDLLISILPFEEEIYKPYVSDKFKFAYVGHPLLDIIKTYENEDSFKPKLNIPKNKRIIGLLAGSRESEVNVILPILIEAARLLTKTFDDLHFLIPATVNMVDRVLEKVDFSLPITVITSNLSDKNLPKFENPSYEVMKNAVFSIITSGTATLEAAIIGNPFIIVYKVSPITYFIGKKLVKINYLGLPNIIAGNEIVPELLQDRCNPLDIANKTLEFLTDKNLYETQKRNLEIVRKSLGEKGAIERASNLIRTLLEKGQV
- the oadA gene encoding sodium-extruding oxaloacetate decarboxylase subunit alpha, producing MTKRTIEFTDVTLRDGQQSLLATRVRTDDLLPALEKLDDAGFWSLEVWGGATFDVCLRYLKEDPWDRLKKFKQAAKNTKLEMLLRGQNLVGYRHYPDDVVEAFVKKAAENGIDVFRIFDALNDVRNMEVAISVAKESGKIVKGVLSYTISPVHTVDYYINVARQLRDLGVDIISIKDQAGILSPKVAFELVSRLKEEIKLPVHVHAQTTAALAEMTLLKSVEAGADIIDTDVSTWSWLTAHPSCETMVYTLKEFGYEVKVDVDIVLQVAEYLKEVRKKYAKYDTADKWPDTQVLIHQIPGGMMSNFINQLKENNALDKLDEVKKEVALVREDLGYPPLVTPTSQIVGTQALLNVLQGERYKVVTKETKDYVKGLYGRPPAPIKPDVMKKIIGDETPIQVRPADLLEPELDKCTQKAYENGARNEEDVLSYCLFPQVAVEFFQWREKFEKGEALPPEIEEIKVEEAKNLAPIEFNITVHGEQYHVRIAGVGSPVENRRPYFIRIDGRLEEVIVQPITVIEVGATAETLPLPEGGKAVFGRPKAVGVGDVSSPMPGKVVSIKVNVGDRVKKGDVLLTVEAMKMENEIHSPIDGTVSEIFVKVGDNVNPDECLVRVSPE
- a CDS encoding response regulator transcription factor, which codes for MINVIMIEDDKELAELLTQYLAKFNISVKNFEHPKKALEELKKNKNYDLMILDLTLPEIDGIDICKMLAKEGNIPIIISSARSDDTDKILALEIGADDYLAKPYNPRELVARIQAVLRRKNKAVEKVIKCGEFELDEEGYTIKKNGEPLNLTSAEYELLSMLIKNKGRVLTRDYILDNSIYLNYDSIDRTVDVIIGRIRKKIGDDPKNPKYIISVRGFGYKFEC
- a CDS encoding ArsS family sensor histidine kinase, producing MNVERNSILFKISLAFLLIILLSSVFFYFLYKNAQEKELRDFIRKALLTVSSEGTNFPQKFETNYKVIEDPEAIYKIYTNSKILMERDFLTVKIVLLEYEGNKYLLINRFGISYLVEKSDEFELHRFVIVAWIFFNILMLILYVGIIRSFYPLKILREKIKLLKAGNLDISVEISSNDEIGFIAKEFNEAIKSLKKNEEVRKWFLRNIAHELKTPITKGKIAIELLEDEKGKQHFEKIFNRLEFLVNQLLMMEKLATKNLELKLECHPLENLINSGISLLLSEDKNNVIIELKESIKIKADNNLFPIALKNLIDNGLKFSEDGKVKIVIENKMIEFRNKGNKPSIDVDLIFEPFIKETTLKNQSGLGLGLYITKFILDLHKISISYKYENQENVFILDLSQAVCE
- a CDS encoding ribonucleoside-diphosphate reductase subunit alpha, producing the protein MNGHKNRIVVKRDGTQEKFQMKKLVDAIFVLLEGLDLPDDYEIVFKITKELDLKIPEVVTTEELDYLVLKAIEHLIPTGSIYDTIATRQLLKIINRRIERRFSLFKDYIKYGVAEKLLKPELLNFDIDLLESKIDYSRDNNLDYFGLSTLKDRYLMKDRNFETIEKPQWFFMRVAMGIGNTEEEILKIYDKLSNLEYLHSTPTLFNSGTLTNQYSSCYVNVVDDSLESIMDKAKETAFLAKYAGGVGTDITRVRATGSKIHSLNSKSSGIIPFIKIFDTIVNAIQQGGRRRSSQVVYLQPWHLDVEAFLDLRETTGNPYFRTPSLNTALWMPDEIMRRIKEGEPIYLFDPAECRELVTSYGEEFAKKYQECIEKAERGELQLWKKIDSRDFYKKYLFKLAKTGHPWLTFKDAHNRHNPCPKYGVINSSNLCTEISIPNSPQSTAVCTLASVNLARHLKRLDTKYEIDWDKLKDTLETMVVALDNILDKNFYPSEESRRNTMDLRPIGIGLMGFHEALIYLGIPYDSDEAIELAKEIAKFMRETVYRKSEELAKERGAFPHYYEGNYDYPPRRNAVLLAIAPTASISIIAGTSSSIDNYFSNIFSRDTLSGKFIVVNKPLMKMLEEKGMWNEEMLEKIKANQGSIQYIDELEGVVDKRLFKTAYEVSPYRQIDIAAAFQEYIDQAVSKSLYIEEDLRDDMENIYMYAWEKGLKSTYYCFIDKTIKGEKYTMNVNKRGERRGFGLAKSRDLEELEKMAREKYGDEIVNKVKAGNVEACPTDPLLAKICPSCE
- a CDS encoding Spy/CpxP family protein refolding chaperone is translated as MRKLKVAMLTLALGIGLVGNSFAMGDAPEKPYKMEKMAEKHERHLEKLKQELNLTDEQFNQIKEIKKQEKEEIKNFFVKEYKNPLLEATKSGKFDKEVFQKTMVENAKKKSEIKAKYLEKMFNVLNDEQRQKFINHMKEKMEKKQERMMNH